A genomic region of Saccopteryx bilineata isolate mSacBil1 chromosome 1, mSacBil1_pri_phased_curated, whole genome shotgun sequence contains the following coding sequences:
- the LOC136320779 gene encoding olfactory receptor 10AG1-like, which translates to MESTGQNLPQGNHTALMGFILLGFSDVPDLQEFLFGMFLIIYVIILIGNSLIVLIIKVDPSLQKKPMYFFLGNFSSLEIFYVSVTLPRLLIDLCRQNRNISFLACATQMYFFLVFGATECLILTVMAYDRYVAICNPLLYSLLMSNRLCVQLAAGCLMTGFLVHIVFTYQIFSLPFCGSHQLNHFFCDVPPVLQLVCGDIFMIEMLVYVLTVLIIFIPFMLILGSYVKILCTILKLPSATGRAKAFSTCSSHLMVVVLFFGSGIISYLRPKTSHSSETDKFLSLFYTIVTPLFNPMIYCLRNKEVMVALRKFLLK; encoded by the coding sequence ATGGAATCCACAGGACAAAACCTCCCACAGGGAAACCACACTGCATTGATGGGCTTTATCCTGCTTGGCTTCTCTGATGTTCCTGACCTCCAAGAATTTCTTTTTGGGATGTTTTTGATTATCTATGTGATCATTCTTATAGGAAATAGCCTCATTGTCCTAATAATCAAGGTTGATCCTTCCCTTCAGAAGAAGCCAATGTATTTTTTCCTTGGGAACTTTTCTTCATTGGAAATCTTTTATGTGTCAGTCACTCTCCCCAGACTGTTAATAGATCTTTGTagacaaaatagaaatatttccttTCTGGCCTGTGCCACTCAAATGTATTTCTTCCTGGTCTTCGGAGCTACTGAGTGCCTTATTCTGACTGTTATGGCTTATGACAGGTATGTTGCCATTTGCAACCCATTACTCTACTCTCTGCTTATGAGTAATAGGCTGTGTGTTCAACTGGCAGCTGGCTGTTTAATGACTGGATTTCTGGTACACATAGTGTTCACCTACCAGATCTTCTCTCTACCCTTCTGTGGATCTCACCAGTTGAATCACTTTTTCTGTGACGTGCCTCCAGTACTTCAGCTTGTCTGTGGGGACATTTTCATGATAGAGATGTTGGTTTATGTGCTTActgttctaattatttttattccttttatgttGATTCTTGGGTCTTATGTGAAAATCCTCTGCACCATCCTGAAGCTACCATCAGCCACAGGGCGGGCCAAGGCATTCTCCACTTGCTCTTCCCATCTCATGGTTGTGGTATTATTCTTCGGATCAGGCATCATTTCATATTTGAGACCAAAGACCAGTCATTCATCAGAGACAGACaagttcctctctcttttttacaccATTGTGACACCACTGTTTAACCCGATGATCTATtgtttaagaaacaaagaagttaTGGTGGCATTGAGAAAATTCCTATTGAAATGA
- the LOC136319689 gene encoding LOW QUALITY PROTEIN: olfactory receptor 10AG1-like (The sequence of the model RefSeq protein was modified relative to this genomic sequence to represent the inferred CDS: deleted 3 bases in 2 codons; substituted 1 base at 1 genomic stop codon), protein MMEFVLLEFSDIPHIQWILSGIFLVLYLIILMCNSIIILITKIDTVLQTPMYFFLSNFSFLEICYVTVTIPRMLMDILTQKGNISLLACATQMCFVLMFGGLECLLLTMMAYVAICNLLHYPLIMNHKVCVQLVTASWINATPVTIGQTCQIFLVPFCGSNTINHFFCDIPPVLKLACGDTFVNEIVIYVVAVVFIMVSFLLIVVAYGKIIFNILKLSSARGRAKAFSTCSSHLIVFVLFYGIAIITYLQPKTNQSEGVRKLISLFYTIFTPMLNPIIXYTLRNKDVMVALKKLLTKLLW, encoded by the exons ATGATGGAGTTTGTTCTCTTGGAGTTTTCTGATATTCCCCATATTCAATGGATTCTTTCTGGGATCTTTCTAGTCCTCTATCTGATTATCCTCATGTGCAATAGCATCATAATACTGATAACAAAAATTGACACTGTTCTCCAGACtcccatgtatttttttctcagcaATTTTTCCTTTCTAGAAATTTGTTATGTAACAGTCACTATCCCAAGAATGCTCATGGACATTTTGACCCAGAAAGGAAACATTTCTTTGCTTGCTTGTGCTACACAGATGTGTTTTGTCCTTATGTTTGGAGGCTTAGAGTGTCTCCTCCTGACAATGATGGCTTATGTGGCCATTTGTAACCTTCTGCACTATCCTCTCATCATGAACCACAAGGTCTGTGTCCAGCTCGTGACTGCTTCCTGGATCAATGCAACTCCAGTCACCATTGGGCAAACATGCCAGATTTTTTTG GTGCCTTTTTGTGGGTCTAACACAATTAATCATTTCTTCTGTGACATCCCCCCAGTACTCAAGTTAGCTTGTGGAGACACATTTGTAAATGAGATAGTGATCTATGTAGTTGCAGTGGTATTTATTATGGTTTCATTTCTGTTGATTGTtgtagcctatggtaaaattattttcaacattcTGAAATTGTCATCAGCCAGAGGGAGGGCTAAAGCCTTCTCCACCTGTTCATCTCACCTAATTGTTTTTGTCTTATTCTATGGAATAGCTATTATCACGTATTTACAACCCAAAACAAATCAATCTGAAGGGGTTAGGAAACTGATCTCTCTTTTCTACACCATTTTTACCCCAATGTTGAATcccattatataa tatactctGAGGAACAAAGATGTAATGGTAGCCCTGAAAAAACTACTAACTAAGTTGTTATGGTGA